A genomic window from Pseudomonas leptonychotis includes:
- the glyA gene encoding serine hydroxymethyltransferase: MFSRDLTIARYDAELFAAMEQEAQRQEHHIELIASENYTSPAVMEAQGSVLTNKYAEGYPGKRYYGGCEYVDIVEQLAIDRAKELFGADYANVQPHSGSQANSAVYMALLEAGDTVLGMSLAHGGHLTHGASVSFSGKMYNAVQYGIDNVTGLIDYDEVERLAVEHKPKMIIAGFSAYSQILDFPRFRAIADKVGAYLFVDMAHVAGLVAAGVYPNPVPFADVVTTTTHKTLRGPRGGLILARANEALEKKFNSAVFPGGQGGPLEHVIAGKAVCFKEALQPEFKTYQQQVIKNAQAMASVFIENGYDVVSGGTENHLFLLSLIKQDITGKDADAALGRAFITVNKNSVPNDPRSPFVTSGLRIGTPAVTTRGFKEDECRALAGWICEILANLGDEAVEARIREQVKAVCATFPVYGN, from the coding sequence ATGTTCAGCCGTGATTTGACTATCGCCCGTTATGACGCCGAATTGTTTGCCGCGATGGAGCAAGAAGCCCAGCGCCAGGAACATCACATCGAGCTGATCGCCTCGGAGAACTACACCAGCCCAGCGGTGATGGAAGCCCAAGGCTCGGTACTGACCAACAAGTACGCTGAAGGCTACCCAGGCAAGCGTTACTACGGCGGTTGCGAATACGTCGACATCGTTGAACAGCTGGCCATCGACCGCGCCAAAGAACTGTTCGGCGCCGACTACGCCAACGTCCAGCCGCACTCCGGCAGCCAAGCCAACAGCGCCGTGTACATGGCTCTGCTGGAAGCCGGTGACACCGTACTGGGCATGAGCCTGGCCCACGGCGGCCACCTGACCCACGGCGCCAGCGTCAGCTTCTCCGGCAAGATGTACAACGCCGTGCAGTACGGCATCGACAACGTCACCGGCCTGATCGATTATGACGAAGTTGAGCGCCTGGCCGTTGAGCACAAGCCGAAGATGATCATCGCCGGTTTCAGCGCCTACTCGCAGATCCTCGACTTCCCGCGTTTCCGCGCCATTGCTGACAAAGTTGGCGCCTACCTGTTCGTCGACATGGCCCACGTCGCTGGCCTGGTTGCCGCTGGCGTTTACCCGAACCCAGTGCCGTTCGCTGACGTGGTGACCACCACCACCCACAAAACCCTGCGCGGCCCGCGTGGCGGCCTGATTCTGGCCCGTGCCAACGAAGCGCTGGAGAAGAAATTCAACTCCGCGGTCTTCCCAGGCGGCCAGGGCGGCCCACTGGAGCACGTGATTGCCGGTAAAGCCGTGTGCTTCAAAGAGGCACTGCAGCCTGAGTTCAAGACCTACCAGCAGCAAGTGATCAAGAACGCCCAGGCCATGGCCAGCGTGTTTATTGAAAACGGTTACGACGTGGTCTCCGGCGGCACCGAGAACCACCTGTTCCTGCTCAGCCTGATCAAGCAAGACATCACCGGTAAAGACGCCGACGCCGCCCTGGGTCGCGCCTTTATCACCGTGAACAAGAACAGTGTGCCGAACGATCCACGTTCGCCGTTCGTCACCTCCGGCCTGCGCATCGGCACCCCAGCGGTGACCACCCGCGGCTTCAAGGAAGACGAGTGCCGCGCACTGGCTGGCTGGATCTGCGAAATCCTCGCCAATCTGGGCGACGAAGCGGTTGAAGCGCGCATCCGCGAGCAAGTGAAAGCGGTTTGCGCCACGTTCCCGGTATACGGCAACTAA